From a single Deltaproteobacteria bacterium genomic region:
- a CDS encoding muconolactone Delta-isomerase family protein, translated as MKYLVMGTEGPGFYSPEEAMDVLENVVIPTFDELKELEDEGTIVGGVPVGERSFVFIAEAESNDDLDRILRALPAWGVLEWEVTPVQDLEARASIERQILKDLKTGS; from the coding sequence ATGAAATATCTTGTGATGGGAACTGAAGGCCCGGGTTTTTATTCACCTGAGGAAGCGATGGATGTTCTCGAAAACGTTGTTATTCCTACTTTCGATGAGCTAAAGGAACTTGAGGATGAAGGAACAATAGTGGGGGGAGTTCCGGTAGGTGAACGTTCGTTCGTATTTATCGCTGAAGCGGAGTCGAACGACGACCTTGACCGTATACTACGGGCACTTCCGGCCTGGGGAGTATTGGAATGGGAGGTTACTCCTGTTCAGGACCTGGAGGCTAGGGCGAGTATTGAGAGGCAAATACTGAAAGACCTAAAGACGGGAAGCTAG
- a CDS encoding redoxin domain-containing protein, translating into MRSKGGLSFALFIVGTGLLILWAYGAANAASPAIGKPAPDFEFTDIEGNTVKLSDFSGKYVVLEWFNHGCPFVRKHYKSKKMQKLQKHYTANDVVWIAINSTSDKHGDYRAAGESKDDASENGTAATHIVLDPTGDIGLAYGAKTTPHMFIVDPQGKLIYAGAADSIKSTDLEDIPKATNYIDLALTESMGEDEVSQPETKPYGCSVKYK; encoded by the coding sequence ATGAGATCGAAAGGCGGGTTATCGTTTGCTTTATTTATTGTGGGGACAGGATTGTTGATTTTATGGGCGTACGGTGCTGCGAACGCCGCAAGCCCTGCCATTGGAAAGCCCGCGCCGGATTTTGAATTTACGGATATCGAGGGCAATACCGTAAAGCTGTCCGATTTCTCCGGAAAGTACGTAGTGCTGGAATGGTTCAATCACGGATGCCCGTTTGTGAGGAAGCACTATAAAAGCAAAAAGATGCAGAAACTTCAAAAGCACTACACCGCAAATGACGTAGTATGGATTGCAATAAATTCGACCTCTGATAAGCACGGCGATTACCGGGCTGCCGGGGAGTCCAAAGACGACGCGTCCGAGAACGGCACGGCTGCAACCCATATAGTGCTCGACCCCACGGGCGATATTGGTTTGGCATACGGAGCGAAAACAACGCCGCACATGTTTATTGTTGATCCTCAGGGAAAGCTGATATACGCAGGGGCGGCGGACAGTATTAAATCGACGGACTTAGAAGATATTCCAAAAGCGACCAACTACATAGATCTCGCCCTTACGGAGTCCATGGGGGAAGATGAAGTTTCCCAGCCTGAGACAAAACCGTACGGCTGCAGCGTGAAATACAAGTAG
- a CDS encoding right-handed parallel beta-helix repeat-containing protein, with translation MFDNFTFTFRTILIVLFISAAVCGEALSQTVIHVDNENPSASDDNPGTSNLPIKTIAGAANLADQINKSNTPVTVLVHPGTYRESVILPFISDHSNTPAEIVLEADSAGSVIVSGSDVWTGWTKKAGTDIYTHNWTYNWGAVPNPWPSETLEKIVRRREMIFIDGNLLKQVLSIEELEEKSFYVSEDENKVYVWPPADVNINDSTVEVAVRSGLLIVNNRENVTIRGFIFQHDNTGVDGNAVEINNSSNILIEGCSFIWNNWGGLRFNGSTDITARRNIANHNGGRGIEAWRIKNLLFEENTTSFNNWRGVRGNFTGFAVAGMKHLRIHDAVYRKHISLGNMTRGFWCDFDCENVVIEDSILADNLKDGIFIEANQGPFTIRNTAICNNKNGPGVLAANAENVELEGNVLYGNGDTQIALRGVTSSRAVSNWETGEEMHLRSKNWTMSNNVILGSNSGQTLIDVKESPADIFIDTINSDNNIWYNAENANVFKANGTHDFNGWKSITGQDTNSVFGDPDTSNMTDKQNNLLDTCMNQTSISIFSVSVDAITHDSVEISWSTSEPADSQVEYGPTESYGSTSELDTSLAFDHKVLLTGLSPETTYHFRLISKDQRGKTYLSYDFTFTTAKFADNSPPATPTVLTAIVISSSQINLSWGSSTDNVGVSGYRIYRNGSATTTTTDTYYSDTGLKQSTKYSYTVTAYDAAGNESEHSAQASATTLVDSAKLPPEAPGNLEVKVPQP, from the coding sequence ATGTTTGATAATTTTACATTTACGTTCAGGACTATTTTAATTGTACTTTTTATTTCCGCGGCGGTTTGCGGTGAAGCATTGTCCCAAACCGTAATACACGTGGATAACGAGAACCCGTCCGCTTCGGATGATAACCCGGGGACCAGCAATCTTCCCATCAAGACAATAGCGGGAGCCGCGAATCTGGCCGATCAAATTAATAAGAGTAATACCCCGGTGACAGTACTAGTGCATCCGGGCACTTACAGGGAATCCGTAATTCTTCCTTTTATCTCCGATCATTCGAATACCCCTGCCGAGATAGTTCTCGAGGCGGATTCAGCGGGAAGTGTGATTGTTTCGGGTTCTGATGTCTGGACGGGATGGACAAAAAAAGCAGGAACCGATATCTATACCCATAACTGGACCTACAACTGGGGCGCGGTGCCGAATCCCTGGCCCAGTGAAACTCTGGAGAAAATAGTAAGAAGGAGGGAGATGATTTTTATAGACGGTAATTTGCTCAAGCAGGTGCTGTCGATTGAAGAACTTGAAGAGAAATCGTTCTATGTGTCGGAGGATGAAAACAAGGTTTATGTATGGCCGCCTGCGGATGTGAATATAAATGACTCCACCGTAGAAGTTGCGGTCCGCTCGGGTCTACTTATTGTTAACAACAGAGAAAACGTGACTATAAGAGGATTTATCTTTCAGCACGATAATACCGGAGTTGATGGGAATGCGGTGGAAATAAATAATTCTTCTAATATTTTAATAGAGGGCTGTTCGTTTATCTGGAACAACTGGGGAGGGCTCAGATTCAACGGGTCTACGGATATTACCGCTCGTAGAAATATTGCTAATCATAACGGCGGGAGAGGAATTGAGGCATGGAGGATCAAGAACCTGTTGTTTGAAGAGAATACAACCTCCTTTAACAACTGGAGAGGGGTTAGAGGTAATTTTACCGGTTTTGCTGTAGCCGGCATGAAACACCTTAGAATTCACGACGCGGTATATAGAAAGCATATTTCTCTTGGTAATATGACGCGGGGGTTCTGGTGTGATTTTGATTGCGAGAATGTAGTCATAGAAGATTCAATACTGGCGGATAATCTCAAAGACGGAATATTTATCGAAGCAAATCAGGGTCCGTTTACAATAAGGAATACCGCCATCTGCAACAATAAAAACGGTCCAGGAGTATTAGCAGCAAATGCCGAGAACGTCGAATTGGAAGGAAATGTTCTATATGGAAACGGTGATACTCAAATAGCTTTAAGAGGCGTTACATCGAGTAGAGCCGTTAGTAATTGGGAGACCGGGGAAGAAATGCACTTGAGATCAAAAAACTGGACAATGAGTAACAACGTTATTTTAGGCAGTAATTCGGGTCAAACGCTAATAGACGTTAAAGAATCCCCTGCGGACATTTTCATTGATACTATTAATTCCGATAACAATATATGGTATAACGCCGAAAACGCGAATGTATTTAAAGCGAACGGCACACACGACTTTAACGGATGGAAATCGATTACAGGTCAGGATACGAACTCGGTTTTCGGTGATCCCGACACAAGTAATATGACGGATAAACAGAATAACCTGCTGGATACGTGTATGAATCAAACATCTATCTCAATTTTCTCAGTCAGTGTAGATGCCATTACCCATGATTCCGTTGAAATATCGTGGAGCACAAGCGAGCCTGCAGACAGCCAGGTTGAATATGGACCGACAGAATCGTACGGAAGCACTAGCGAACTGGACACCTCCCTTGCTTTTGATCACAAGGTATTGCTAACCGGTCTGAGTCCCGAAACCACGTATCACTTCAGGCTGATATCGAAAGATCAGAGAGGTAAAACCTACCTCTCGTACGATTTCACATTTACCACGGCCAAATTTGCCGATAATTCCCCTCCCGCGACGCCTACCGTACTCACGGCGATCGTAATATCCAGTTCTCAAATCAATCTGTCGTGGGGATCTTCTACGGATAATGTCGGAGTGAGTGGTTACCGGATATACCGGAATGGTTCCGCGACTACTACAACCACGGATACATACTATTCAGATACCGGTCTTAAGCAATCCACTAAATACTCTTATACCGTTACGGCGTATGACGCCGCCGGTAATGAATCGGAGCATTCCGCACAGGCCTCCGCGACTACGTTAGTGGATTCAGCCAAATTACCTCCGGAGGCTCCGGGCAATCTCGAAGTGAAAGTTCCCCAGCCCTGA